TATTCTATGACAATTACTTAGGAGACACCTTGCCTGACCGGGGAAATACCGCTAGGTGAAGCCCGATATGGATGGGCACATGCCCGCGCGCCCAACCCGTGGCTTGCCCCGAACCGGGCGCGCGACATCCCGGACCAGTTCAGGACTGCAGTAAATGAGCAAGAGCCAGCCGCGTGTCGGCATCGTCAGCCTGGGCTGCCCCAAGGCACTGGTCGATTCCGAACGCATCCTCACCCAGTTGCGGGCTGAAGGTTATGACATCTCGGATTCCTATGCCGGCGCCGATGTGGTGATCGTCAATACCTGCGGTTTTCTGGATTCCGCCCGCACCGAGAGCTTGGACGCCATTGGCGAAGCGCTTCATGAAAATGGCAAGGTGATCGTCACCGGTTGCCTGGGCGCCACACCGGACCTTATCCGCCAGCAGCACCCCAAGGTCCTGTCCATAACCGGCCCTCAGCAATATGAAAGCGTCGTGAGCGCGGTCCATGACGTGATCCCGCCCAAACACGATCCGTTCTATGACCTGGTGCCGCCGGCCGGGCTCAAGCTCACGCCGCGCCACTATGCCTATCTGAAGATCTCCGAAGGCTGCAACAATCGCTGCACCTTCTGCATCATCCCAAGCTTGCGCGGCGACCTTGCCTCGCGCCCGGTGCGCGAAGTGCTGATCGAGGCCGAGAATCTGGTGAAGTCCGGCGTCAAGGAATTGCTGGTGATCAGTCAGGATACAAGCGCTTACGGTGTGGATATTAGATATGCCGAGAGCAAGTATCAGGGCCGCATGGTCAAGGCGAAGTTCCTCGACCTCGCCCGCGAATTGGGCCAGCTCGGCGCGTGGACGCGGCTGCATTACGTCTATCCTTATCCGCATGTCGACGATGTCATTCCGCTGATGGCGGATGGCTTGATCCTGCCCTATCTCGACATCCCCTTCCAGCATGCCAGCCCGAAGATCCTCAAGGCCATGAAGCGCCCCGGCAATCAGGAAAAGGTGCTGGATCGGATCAAGGCCTGGCGCGAGATCTGCCCCGACCTCACCATCCGCTCGACCTTCATCGTCGGCTTCCCCGGCGAGACCGAGGAAGATTTCGAATTCATGCTGGATTGGCTGGAGGAAGCCGAGCTCGATCGCGTCGGCTGCTTCAAATACGAACCGGTCGACGGCGCCAAGTCCAACGATCTCGGCCTCGAGCAGGTTGATGAAGATGAGAAGCACGATCGCTGGGACCGCTTCATGGAAACCCAGCGCCTGATCAGTGAAAAGCGCATGCAGCGCAAGGTCGGCAGGACCATGGATGTCCTGATCGACGAGGCTGACAAGGTGCAGGCGATCGGCCGCTCCTCGGCCGATGCGCCGGAAATCGACGGCCAGGTCTTCGTTTCCAATCTCGGCAAGAAACGCCTGAAGGCCGGCGACATGGTGAAGGTGAAGATCGACCGCGCCGAGGATTACGATCTCTGGGGATCGTTGATCGGCTAGTTTTCGCCTGATCTGATTGTCAGTCCCGTCGGCCCCCGCTAGGTTGATCCAGATTCACGAGATCACGGGCGGGGGACGAGATGGACGAGGCGGAATTCCAACGCAAGAAGGCCGAGATGGAGCCCTGGTACTGGTGGGGCATCCAGACCTTCTTCAAATGCAAGTTCGATGAGAACCCGGCCAATTGCGACATCGCCCTGGTCGGCGTCCCGCATTCTTCCGGCAACGGCTCGACCGAGCGTGACCAGCATCTGGGACCACGCGCCGTGCGCAACGTGTCCGGCTGGTATCGCCGCGGCCATCAGAAATACGGCATCGTGCCGTGGGAATCCGCACGCATCAACGATCTGGGCGATGTGCCGCTGCCCCATGCCATGGTCAACGATATCTGCGTCAAGGATATCGAGGGTTTCTACAAGCGCCTCGACCGCGCCGGTACGCGGCCGGTCTCCATCGGCGGCGATCACGCGATCACCGGGCCGATATTGAAAGCACTGGCCGGGAAGGACGCCAACCTCACGCAGGGCCGCAAATGCGCCCTTCTCCATTTTGACGCCCATCGCGACGATTACGAACATATCCCGCATTGGCTGGGTGCCGAGCGGTCGGCGGCGCATTGGGCTGCCTATACCGTGGTTGAACAGCATGTCGACCCGGCCCATAGCGTGCAGCTGGGCATGCGCGGTAACCCGATCCGCCCGCGCGCGGATCTCAATTTCAGCAAGCTCGGCTACCGCCTTATTCCGGCTGACGAGTTCTTCGAGATCGGCATCGAGCGCACCATCGAGATCATCCGCGAGCGCGTGGGCGACATGCCGCTCTACATCACCTTCGATCTCGACGTGCTGGATCCGGCCGATGCGCCGGCGGTCTCCAATCTCGACCCGCTGCATGAGGGGCTCCGCGCCTCGCAGATTGTCAAGATCTTCCATGGCCTGCGCGGCATGAACATCATCGGCGGCGACATCGTCTGCATGATCCCGACCAAGGATAATCCCAACAACATCACGGCCATGAACGCGATGGCCATCATGTTCGAGATGGTGGCGCTCATCGCCGATCGGATGGAGCAGGCGAAGAAGGGGTAATTTTATTTCCGGCCGGCCCTTGAGCCGGCTTAGGTCGATCTCGATGATGCCGCCTGCAGTAACGGACGAGACCACTATGCTCCGCAAGGTCTTCTGGGAAGATCCTTATCTGACGAGACTCGACACCCACGTCGCTACCGTCGCGGGTGTCGATGTGACCCTGGCGGCGACGATCTTCTATGCCTTCTCCGGGGGACAGGAGAGCGATCAGGGCACGATAGGGAGACTTCCGGTCAAGGAAGCACGCAACGCCGACGCTGACATCGTCTATACCCTGCCCACCGATCATGGCCTGCGGCCAGGGGACAAAGTTGCCGTCGCCATCGACTGGGAGCGCCGCTACCGCCTGATGCGGCTCCATTTCGCCGCCGAGATCGTGCTGGAAATAGTCTACCGCGACCTGGGGCCGATCGAAAAGATCGGCGCCCATATCGCCGCCGACAAGGCGCGCATCGATTTTGCGCGCGCTGTGCCCGTGACCCCGGATCTGCCGGCACTTCTGGCCCGTGCCGAGGCCATCGTAACAGCCGACCTCCCCATTGCCAGCGCCTTCAGTGACGAAGCAGCCGGCCGTCGCTTCTGGCAGATAGCAGGCTTCGATCCGGTACCATGTGGCGGGACCCACCTCAAACGAACGGGGGAAGTCGGGGCTTTGACCCTGAAACGCCGCAATATCGGCAAGGGTAAGGAGCGGATCGAGATCCATCTCGGCCGCTAGACCCGACCTCGCGATCAAACCCCGATGATTCCCTGAGCAGCGATGCCCAGGATTCCGGCAATCGCATCCGCCGCAAGAAAAGTTCGCGCCTCCTGTTGCCCAACAGGTCAAGAATTTCATTGCAGATTTGTGATCGCGGTATAGCCTAGCGGGCGAAAAGGACGCGGGGCAAGGCGTCCGGGGATGCAAGAATACGTCAAATCACCAACCAGGAGGCTCTAGATGAACATGCTTCTTAAGGCCGGCGTCGCCGGTCTTGCACTGGTCATGGCCAGCGGCTTTACCGCCGAGGCCAAGACCCCCAAGGACACACTGGTCATGGCGTGGGTCTTCGACGATATCATTTCGTTGGATCCGGCCGAGATCTACGAGTTCTCCAGCTCGGAATATATGGCGAACACTTATGACCGCCTGGTCGTGCAGGACCTCGACAACCCCGGTGCCATCAAGTTGCAGGCCGCCGAGAGCTGGTCGGCCTCCGACGACGGCAAGGTGATCACCTTCAAGATTCGTCCCGGCATCAAGTTTGCCTCGGGCAATGAAATGACCGCTGAGGACGCCGAATTCTCGATCGAGCGCTATGTGCTGCTGGACAAGAGCCCGGCCTTCATCATGAACCAGTTCGGCCTCAAGAAAGAGACCGTCAAGGACATGGTCCGCGTGAAGGACGCATCCACCCTCGAGGTCGAACTCGATGCGCCCTATGCGCCGAGCTTCTTTCTCAACTGCCTGTCCTTCACCTCGGCCGTGGTCGACAAGAAGGAAGTGATGTCGCATGAGGTCAATGGCGATCTCGGTTATGACTGGCTGCGCACCAATTATGCCGGCTCGGGTCCATTCGTCCTGAAGGGCTGGAAGCCCAATGAATCGCTGGTCATGGAAGCCAACGATGCCTATTGGGGCGGCGCGCCGAAGATCAAGCGCGTACTGGCGAAGAACGTGACCGAAAGCGCCACCCAGCAGCTCTTGCTGCAAAAGGGTGACGTCGACATGGCGCGCAACCTGACCAACGATCAGCTGACCGCCATCGCCAGCGACAAGAACATCACTGTCGCGGCGACGCCGAAGGCAACCCTCTGGTATATGGGCCTCAACACCACGAACCCGAACCTCGCCAAGCCGGAAGTCCGCCAGGCGATGAAGTATCTGGTTGACTATGACGGCCTCGCCAACACCTCGTTCAAGAGCATCGGGATCAAACACCAGACCTTCCTGCCGGAAGGCCAGCTCGGCGCCGACAATGAAACGCCGTTCTCGTTGAACGTCGAGAAGGCCAAGGAACTGCTGGCGAAGGCCGGCGTGCCGGACGGCTTCAACATCACCATGGACACGACGAACAAGACCGAGACGCGTCTGCTCTCCGCCTCGATCCAGAATACCATGGCGAAGGCCGGCATCAACATCATCATCAAGCTGGCCGACAACAAGACCACGTTGACCAAGTATCGCGCCAGCCAGCACGATATCTATATCGGCCAGTGGGGCTCGGATTATCAGGATCCGCACTCCAATGCCGAAGGCTATCTGATGGCACCGCTCGCCAAGCGCAATGTCTGGCAGCTGCCGGAGAATGAAAAGGCCGTCCTCGCCGCCCGCGACGAGAAGGACAACACCAAGCGTGCCGCGATGTACATGGAGCTGCAGAAGCAGGCGCTGGAAACCAGCCCCTACATCATCATGTTCCAGCAGATCGAGACGGCGGCCATTCTCAACAATGTGAAGGGCTTCGTCATCGGCCCGACCTTCGATCTCAATCTCTATGCCAATGTGACGAAGGAATAAGGCGCGTTTGCTCGTTCCGCCCTTCCCGCGACGGGAAGGGCGGAGACGGCAAGTCGAGATGCGAAAGAACGATACACGCCGTTTTCACTTCCGCGGCTTTTCCTTCAAAGGAACAGCCTGCCCGATCCTGCGCTGTGTCCCCTCGCAGCGCGCCAATCGAAGTATCCCATGTTGATCAAATCACGCCGTCTGCGCGGCTTGCTGAACTCTCTTGGCTCCGTTGCCGTGACGTTGTTCGGCCTGCTCCTGGTCACCTTCGTCATCAGCCGCATGCTGCCGGCCGACCCGGTACTGGCCATCGTCGGCGACCATGCGACCGATGAATATGTCGAACGCGTGCGTGAACAGTTGGGCCTCAACGAGCCGATTCTGGTCCAGTTCTGGATCTATTTCACCAATGTCATCCAAGGCGATCTCGGCCAGTCGATCCGCACCAGCCAGCCGATCGCCCAGGAACTGATGAACGTCTTCCCGGCGACGCTGGAACTCGCAACACTCGGCACGATAATCGGCATCATTTTCGGCATTCCGCTGGGTGTCCTCGCCGCCGTGCGCAAGGATACGTTGATCGACCATGTGGTGCGCTTCGTCGGCCTGGTCGGCTATTCCGTGCCGATCTTCTGGCTGGGCCTGATGGGCCTCCTCGTCTTCTATGCCAAGCTCGACTGGCTGCCCGGTCCCGGGCGCCTCGATTTCGGCTACGAGGATATGGTGACGCCGGTGACCGGCCTCATGACCGTCGACACCCTCATTTCGGGCGACATGGATCTCTTCAAGAACGCGCTCGGCCATCTCATCCTGCCGGCGAGCCTCCTGGGCTATTTCAGCCTTGCCTATATCAGCCGCATGACCCGCTCGCTCATGCTGGGTCAGCTCAGCCAGGAATACATCCTGACCGCACGGGTCAAAGGCGTCTCGGAGACACGCATCATCTGGAAGCATGCCATGGGCAATGTGCTGGTGCCGCTGATCACGGTCATCGCCCTCTCCTATGGCAATCTGCTCGAGGGCTCGGTCCTCACCGAGACCGTCTTTGCCTGGCGCGGCCTCGGCCTCTACATCACCGATTCGATCTTCGGCCAGGACATGCCGGCCGTCATGGGCGGCACCATCGTCGTGGGCGCCGTCTTCATTGTGATCAACATGCTGACCGACGTGGCCTACCGGCTGCTCGATCCGCGCGCGCAGTGAGGGAGACAGGACGATGATCTCCGCTTCCTTCCGCGCCTGGCTGCTGAGCGACGTGCCGGATTCCCGTTTCCAGGCACGCATGGGCCGGTTCTATCTGGGCTGGCTCACCTTCGCCCGGAATCCGCTGGCGATGCTGGGGCTCCTCATCCTTATCGTGCTCGTCGTGATGGCCATCTTTGCGCCCTGGATTGCGCCGCATAACCCGCTATGGGGCGATTTGCCGGACCGCCTGCTGCCACCCAGCAGCAGGTTCCTGCTCGGTACCGATGACCAGGGCCGCGATATCTTCAGCCGCATCGTCTACGGGGCCCGCACCACGCTCTATATCATCGGCCTGGTGGCGGTGACGGCAGCACCGATCGGACTCCTCATCGGTGCAACGGCCGGGTATGTCGGCGGCTGGGTCGAAACCGCGTTGATGCGCCTGACCGACGCGTTCCTGGCCTACCCGAAACTGATTCTCGCACTGGCTTTTGCGGCAGCCTTGGGCGCCGGGCTGGAAAACGCCGTCCTCGCCATCGCCATCACATCCTGGCCACCTTATGCGCGCATCGCCCGTGCCGAGACGCTGACCGTCCGCAACAGCGACTACGTGGCTGCCGCCCGGATGACCGGCGCCGGTTCCTTGCGCATTCTGTTCGGTCATATCATGCCGATGTGCATTCCCTCGCTGATCGTGCGTGTCTCACTCGACATGGCCGGCATCATCCTCATCGCGGCGGGTCTCGGTTTCCTGGGATTGGGCGTCGCCCCGCCTCAGCCGGAATGGGGCTCGATGGTCTCGGAAGGCCGCTCGCAGATCCTGGAACAATGGTGGGTATGCACTTATCCCGGCATTGCCATCTGCATCGTCAGCCTGGGCTTCAACCTCATCGGCGATGGTTTGCGCGATGTTCTCGACCCTCGTGGCAAGTGATATGGGGGCAAGTGACATGAGCGAAACACCGATCCTCGACGTCCAGAACCTCAATGTCCGCTTCGACACGCCGAAGGGCGAATTCCATGCGGTGAAGGATGTCAGCTTCACCATGGGCCGCGAGAAGCTCGCCATCGTCGGCGAATCCGGTTCCGGCAAGACCCAGACCGGCCGCGCCATCCTGGGGCTGACCCAGGGGCGCATCACCGCGGACCGCATGACCTTCCACGGCGGCAATCTGGTGGGCCTCAGCCCCAAAGCCTGGCGCGAGATTCGTGGCCGGCGCATCGCCATGGTGATGCAGGATCCCAAATATTCGCTCAACCCCGTGATGACCATCGGGGATCAGCTGATCGAGGCCGGCCAGCG
This genomic interval from Rhodospirillaceae bacterium contains the following:
- the rimO gene encoding 30S ribosomal protein S12 methylthiotransferase RimO, giving the protein MSKSQPRVGIVSLGCPKALVDSERILTQLRAEGYDISDSYAGADVVIVNTCGFLDSARTESLDAIGEALHENGKVIVTGCLGATPDLIRQQHPKVLSITGPQQYESVVSAVHDVIPPKHDPFYDLVPPAGLKLTPRHYAYLKISEGCNNRCTFCIIPSLRGDLASRPVREVLIEAENLVKSGVKELLVISQDTSAYGVDIRYAESKYQGRMVKAKFLDLARELGQLGAWTRLHYVYPYPHVDDVIPLMADGLILPYLDIPFQHASPKILKAMKRPGNQEKVLDRIKAWREICPDLTIRSTFIVGFPGETEEDFEFMLDWLEEAELDRVGCFKYEPVDGAKSNDLGLEQVDEDEKHDRWDRFMETQRLISEKRMQRKVGRTMDVLIDEADKVQAIGRSSADAPEIDGQVFVSNLGKKRLKAGDMVKVKIDRAEDYDLWGSLIG
- a CDS encoding alanyl-tRNA editing protein, which translates into the protein MLRKVFWEDPYLTRLDTHVATVAGVDVTLAATIFYAFSGGQESDQGTIGRLPVKEARNADADIVYTLPTDHGLRPGDKVAVAIDWERRYRLMRLHFAAEIVLEIVYRDLGPIEKIGAHIAADKARIDFARAVPVTPDLPALLARAEAIVTADLPIASAFSDEAAGRRFWQIAGFDPVPCGGTHLKRTGEVGALTLKRRNIGKGKERIEIHLGR
- a CDS encoding ABC transporter permease, which encodes MISASFRAWLLSDVPDSRFQARMGRFYLGWLTFARNPLAMLGLLILIVLVVMAIFAPWIAPHNPLWGDLPDRLLPPSSRFLLGTDDQGRDIFSRIVYGARTTLYIIGLVAVTAAPIGLLIGATAGYVGGWVETALMRLTDAFLAYPKLILALAFAAALGAGLENAVLAIAITSWPPYARIARAETLTVRNSDYVAAARMTGAGSLRILFGHIMPMCIPSLIVRVSLDMAGIILIAAGLGFLGLGVAPPQPEWGSMVSEGRSQILEQWWVCTYPGIAICIVSLGFNLIGDGLRDVLDPRGK
- a CDS encoding ABC transporter permease; translated protein: MLIKSRRLRGLLNSLGSVAVTLFGLLLVTFVISRMLPADPVLAIVGDHATDEYVERVREQLGLNEPILVQFWIYFTNVIQGDLGQSIRTSQPIAQELMNVFPATLELATLGTIIGIIFGIPLGVLAAVRKDTLIDHVVRFVGLVGYSVPIFWLGLMGLLVFYAKLDWLPGPGRLDFGYEDMVTPVTGLMTVDTLISGDMDLFKNALGHLILPASLLGYFSLAYISRMTRSLMLGQLSQEYILTARVKGVSETRIIWKHAMGNVLVPLITVIALSYGNLLEGSVLTETVFAWRGLGLYITDSIFGQDMPAVMGGTIVVGAVFIVINMLTDVAYRLLDPRAQ
- a CDS encoding ABC transporter substrate-binding protein → MNMLLKAGVAGLALVMASGFTAEAKTPKDTLVMAWVFDDIISLDPAEIYEFSSSEYMANTYDRLVVQDLDNPGAIKLQAAESWSASDDGKVITFKIRPGIKFASGNEMTAEDAEFSIERYVLLDKSPAFIMNQFGLKKETVKDMVRVKDASTLEVELDAPYAPSFFLNCLSFTSAVVDKKEVMSHEVNGDLGYDWLRTNYAGSGPFVLKGWKPNESLVMEANDAYWGGAPKIKRVLAKNVTESATQQLLLQKGDVDMARNLTNDQLTAIASDKNITVAATPKATLWYMGLNTTNPNLAKPEVRQAMKYLVDYDGLANTSFKSIGIKHQTFLPEGQLGADNETPFSLNVEKAKELLAKAGVPDGFNITMDTTNKTETRLLSASIQNTMAKAGINIIIKLADNKTTLTKYRASQHDIYIGQWGSDYQDPHSNAEGYLMAPLAKRNVWQLPENEKAVLAARDEKDNTKRAAMYMELQKQALETSPYIIMFQQIETAAILNNVKGFVIGPTFDLNLYANVTKE
- a CDS encoding arginase family protein — protein: MDEAEFQRKKAEMEPWYWWGIQTFFKCKFDENPANCDIALVGVPHSSGNGSTERDQHLGPRAVRNVSGWYRRGHQKYGIVPWESARINDLGDVPLPHAMVNDICVKDIEGFYKRLDRAGTRPVSIGGDHAITGPILKALAGKDANLTQGRKCALLHFDAHRDDYEHIPHWLGAERSAAHWAAYTVVEQHVDPAHSVQLGMRGNPIRPRADLNFSKLGYRLIPADEFFEIGIERTIEIIRERVGDMPLYITFDLDVLDPADAPAVSNLDPLHEGLRASQIVKIFHGLRGMNIIGGDIVCMIPTKDNPNNITAMNAMAIMFEMVALIADRMEQAKKG